Proteins from a genomic interval of Equus quagga isolate Etosha38 chromosome 11, UCLA_HA_Equagga_1.0, whole genome shotgun sequence:
- the BLTP2 gene encoding bridge-like lipid transfer protein family member 2 codes for MPLFFSAVLALLLVALSALFLGRWLVVRLATKWCQRKLQAELKIGSFFWIQNVSLKFQQHQQTVEIDSLWISSKLLSHDLPHYVALCFGEVRIRTDLQKVSGLFAPFSQSAGAHQKELSFSPSLLKIFCQLFSIHVDSINIMVLKVATSESLWHIQIRESSFLLDSDGKRLKCEVSLSQINSKVLKSGQLEDTCLAELSLALKLCLEVGINSWQLKAVTVDVWTLHAELHEGLFHSQLLRQGSNLAPKPIPCSEETENLAEPTLPGLYLLQQLPDQVQVKMEVTSVVLSMNSQKRHLNWTLKLLHFLYHRDEDQLPLRSFTANSDMAQMSTELLLKDGLLLSQSRQRIVCLSSLKASVQVTTIDLSASLVLNTCIIHYRHQEFSHWLHMVALETQASSSSVFKQREKRTFPQILAPIIFSTSISNVNISIQLGDTPPFALGFNSICLDYQHLRPQSIHQRGVLTVDHLCWRVGSDSHIQRAPHPPNMHVWGEALVLDSFTLQGSYNQPLGLSSTQSDTLFLDCTIRGLQVEASDTCAQCLSRILFLMGPQSGKSAVSRESSLGESVSLLWKVDLKVEDMNLFTLSALVGASEVRLDTLTVLGSAETSTVGIQGLVLALVKSVTEKMQPCCKAPDIPTPVLSLSMLSITYHSSIRSLEVQCGTGLTLLWSPPDHMYLYQHILATLQCRDLLRATLFPKTVPPLALETPGTTSEPEGHLPEPSPPKRLLNLALEVSTAKLTAFVAEDKFITLAAESVSLSRHGGSLQAYCPELAAGFDGNSIFNFKEVELQLLPELEEMILHRNPFPVLQTLRNRVWLLSLGSLSVEFPYQYDFSRTLDEAVGVQKWLKGLHQGTRAQASPSLAPLPPDLLLKVQHFSWVFLDDIFEVKLRDNYELMKDESKESAKRLQLLDAKVAALRKQHGELLPARKIEELYASLEHKNIEIYIQRSRRLYGNTPMRRALLTWSLVGLELVALADASFHGPERVVEQVRELDPGSPFPAEGVDLVIHWCRMLKCSVKTFLVRIRDYPRYLFEIHDWRLMGRLVGTEQSGQPCSRRRQILHLGLPWGNVAVERNMPPLKFYHDFHSEIFQYTVVWGPCWDPAWTLIGQSVDLLTKPSADPSPPLPWWDKSRLLFHGDWHMDIEQANLHQLATEDPYNTTENMHWEWSHLSFHWKPGQFVFKGDLDVNVRTASKYDDCCFLHLPDLCMTLDLQWLCHGNPYDHHGVTLRAPEFLPEVPLGQLHDSYRAFRSENLNLSIKMDLTQHSGTISQPRILLYSSTLRWMQNFWATWTSVTRPICRGKLFNNLKPSKKKLGQHYKQLSYTALFPQLQVHYWASFAQQRGIQIECSQGHVFTRGTQRLIPQAGTVMRRLISDWSVTQMVSDLSQVTVHLMASPTEENADHCLDPLVTKTHLLSLSSLTYQRHSSRMAEEELSTRVGDPAFHTHQLHLVDLRASWTTTNRDIAFGLYDGYKKAAVLKRNLSTEALKGLKIDPQMPAKKPKQSILTSAPAPPPVSTPSFSGQPDKGSSGGAYMLQKLIEETDRFVVFTEEESGVSDQLCGIAACQTDDIYNRNCLIELVNCQMVLRGAETEGCVIVSAAKAQLLQCQHHPAWYGDTLKQKTSWTCLLDGMQYFATTESSPTEQDGRQLWLEVKNIEEHRQRSLDSVQELMESGQAVGGMVTTTTDWNQPAEAQQAQQVQRIISRCNCRMYYISYSHDIDPELATQIKPPEVHENQEKEDLLKKQEGAVDTFTLIHHELEISTNPAQYAMILDIVNNLLLHVEPKRKEHSEKKQRVRFQLEISSNPEEQRSSILHLQEAVRQHVAQIRQLEKQMYSIMKSLQDDSKNENLLDLNQKLQLQLNQEKANLQLESEELNILIRCFKDFQLQQANKMELRKQQEDVSVVRRTEFYFAQARWCLTEEDGQLGIAELELQRFLYSKVNKSDDTAEHLLELGWFTMNNLLPNAVYKVVLRPQSSCQSGRQLALRLFSKVRPPVGGISVKEHFEVNVVPLTIQLTHQFFHRIMGFFFPGRSVEDDEVGDEEDKSKLVTTGIPVVKPRQLIPTDDAAPLGPGKGVAQGLNRSSGVRRSFRKAPEHPVDDIDKMKERAAMNNSFIYIKIPQVPLCVSYKGEKNSVDWGDLNLVLPCLEYHNNTWTWLDFAMAVKRDSRRALVAQVIKEKLRLKPATGSEVRGKLETKSDLNMQQQEEEEKARLLIGLSGGNKNPGKKSIFGRRK; via the exons ATGCCCCTGTTCTTCTCCGCGGTGTTGGCCTTGCTGCTGGTTGCGCTCAGCGCCCTCTTCCTAGGCCG GTGGCTTGTGGTCCGGTTGGCCACCAAGTGGTGTCAGCGGAAGCTGCAGGCAGAGCTAAAGATTGGCTCCTTTTTTTGGATCCAGAATGTTAGTCTTAAGTTTCAGCAGCACCAGCAAACAGTG GAAATTGATAGCCTGTGGATTTCCAGCAAACTCCTTAGCCATGATCTGCC GCACTATGTGGCATTGTGCTTTGGAGAAGTGCGTATTAGAACGGACCTACAGAAGGTTTCTGGCCTTTTTGCCCCATTCTCCCAGAGTGCTGGGGCGCATCAAAAGGAGCTGTCCTTTAGCCCATCGTTATTGAAGATCTTCTGCCAG CTATTCTCCATTCACGTAGACTCTATAAACATCATGGTTCTCAAGGTGGCTACTTCTGAGTCTTTGTGGCATATTCAGATCAGAGAAAGCAGCTTTCTTTTGGATAGTGATGGGAAAAG gcTAAAATGTGAGGTGAGCCTAAGTCAGATCAACAGCAAAGTTCTAAAGAGTGGCCAGTTG GAGGACACCTGCCTAGCAGAGCTCTCACTGGCCCTGAAGCTGTGTCTAGAGGTGGGCATCAACAGTTGGCAACTGAAGGCGGTCACTGTGGATGTGTGGACACTCCATGCTGAACTGCATGAGGGCCTCTTCCATAGTCAGCTGCTGCGCCAGGGCTCAAACCTGGCACCCAAGCCTATTCCCTGTTCAG aggagacagagaacTTGGCTGAGCCAACTCTCCCTGGCCTATACCTCCTTCAGCAGCTGCCAGACCAGGTCCAAGTGAAGATGGAGGTCACAAGTGTGGTGCTGTCCATGAATAGTCAAAAGAG GCACCTGAATTGGACGCTGAAGTTGCTGCATTTCCTGTACCACCGTGATGAGGATCAGCTGCCCCTTCGAAGCTTCACAGCAAATTCTGATATGGCACAGATGAGCACTGAACTCCTCCTGAAAG ATGGATTGTTGCTGTCTCAGAGCCGTCAGCGCATTGTCTGCCTCAGCTCCCTCAAGGCCAGTGTGCAG GTGACCACCATTGACCTCTCAGCCTCCCTGGTTCTGAACACTTGTATTATTCATTACCGGCACCAGGAATTCTCTCACTGGCTGCACATGGTAGCACTGGAGACCCAAGCTTCTAGTTCATCTGTTtttaaacaaagggaaaaaag AACTTTCCCCCAAATCCTGGCTCCCATCATCTTTAGCACGTCCATCTCCAATGTCAACATTTCCATTCAGCTTGGAGATACACCGCCCTTTGCCTTGGGATTCAATTCCATCTGTCTAG ATTACCAGCACCTGAGGCCACAAAGTATCCATCAGCGGGGCGTCCTAACTGTGGACCACCTCTGCTGGCGGGTGGGCAGTGACTCCCACATTCAGCGGGCACCCCACCCACCTAATATGCATGTTTGGGGTGAGGCGCTTGTCCTGGACTCCTTCACACTACAG GGTAGCTATAACCAGCCTCTGGGGCTGTCCAGCACCCAGTCAGATACCCTCTTTCTTGATTGTACCATCCGAGGGCTGCAGGTAGAAGCATCAGACACCTGTGCCCAGTGTCTCTCTCGGATCTTATTCTTGATGGGCCCACAATCTGGGAAGTCAGCTGTCTCTAGGGAGTCTTCTTTGGGGGAATCTGTGTCGTTACTGTGGAAGGTGGACTTGAAAGTGGAGGACATGAACTTGTTTACCCTTTCTGCCCTGGTTG GTGCTTCAGAGGTCCGACTGGACACACTGACTGTTCTGGGAAGTGCTGAAACCTCCACTGTGGGTATTCAGGGACTTGTGCTTGCACTGGTGAAGTCAGTCACAGAGAAGATGCAGCCCTGTTGCAAGGCTCCTGATATCCCCACTCCAGTGCTCAGCCTCTCCATGCTCTCCATCACCTATCACAGCAGCATCCGCTCTCTAGAG gtTCAGTGTGGTACAGGGCTGACCTTACTCTGGAGCCCCCCAGATCACATGTACCTGTACCAGCACATCCTGGCCACCTTGCAGTGTCGAGACCTACTAAGAGCCACTCTGTTTCCCAAGACTGTTCCACCCCTTGCACTAGAGACTCCAGGGACCACTTCTGAGCCAGAAGGCCATCTCCCTGAGCCATCTCCCCCAAAGCGGCTGCTGAACCTGGCACTAGAGGTGAGCACAGCCAAGCTGACAGCTTTTGTAGCTGAGGACAAGTTCATTACCTTGGCTGCTGAGAGTGTGTCTTTGAGCCGGCACGGGGGTTCACTGCAGGCTTACTGCCCAGAGCTGGCTGCTGGCTTTGATGGCAACAGTATCTTCAACTTCAAGGAGGTAGAGTTGCAGCTGTTACCTGAACTGGAGGAGATGATCCTCCATCGGAACCCCTTCCCTGTGCTGCAGACCCTCCGGAACCGTGTTTGGCTCCTCTCTCTGGGCTCACTGTCAGTGGAGTTCCCTTATCAGTATGATTTCTCTCGAACTCTGGACGAGGCTGTGGGAGTTCAGAAATGGCTGAAGGGGCTGCATCAAGGAACTCGTGCTCAGGCCTCTCCAAGCCTTGCCCCACTCCCACCTGATCTACTCTTGAAGGTTCAGCACTTCTCATGGGTTTTCCTGGATGACATTTTTGAGGTAAAACTTCGTGATAACTATGAACTGATGAAGGATGAAAGTAAGGAGAGTGCCAAAAGGCTGCAGCTGCTGGATGCCAAAGTGGCTGCCCTTCGGAAGCAACATGGGGAGTTACTGCCAGCCCGCAAAATTGAGGAGCTCTATGCCTCTCTGGAACACAAAAACATTGAAATCTACATCCAGCGCTCCCGTCGTCTCTATGGCAACACACCCATGCGCCGGGCACTGCTCACTTGGAGCCTGGTAGGACTAGAGCTGGTGGCTCTGGCAGATGCCTCTTTCCACGGGCCTGAACGTGTGGTAGAGCAGGTTCGAGAGCTTGATCCAGGGAGTCCTTTTCCTGCTGAGGGAGTAGATCTTGTCATTCACTGGTGTCGTATGCTTAAGTGCAGTGTCAAGACGTTTCTGG TTCGGATAAGAGACTATCCCCGGTACCTGTTTGAGATCCATGACTGGCGGCTGATGGGTAGACTTGTGGGCACCGAGCAGAGCGGTCAGCCTTGCTCCCGTCGGCGTCAAATCCTGCATTTGGGGCTTCCATGGGGTAACGTGGCAGTAGAGAGGAACATGCCCCCACTCAAGTTCTACCACGACTTCCACT CGGAAATCTTCCAGTACACAGTGGTGTGGGGCCCATGCTGGGATCCAGCCTGGACATTGATTGGCCAATCTGTGGACCTCTTGACCAAGCCCTCAGCTGACCCCAGCCCACCCTTGCCCTGGTGGGACAAGAGCCGTCTTCTGTTCCATGGGGACTGGCATATGGACATTGAACAGGCAAACCTGCACCAGCTGGCTACTGAG GATCCATAcaacacaactgaaaatatgcacTGGGAGTGGAGCcacttgtcttttcattggaaACCGGGTCAGTTTGTGTTCAAGGGTGACTTGGATGTCAACGTGAGAACAGCCTCTAA GTATGACGACTGCTGCTTCCTTCACCTGCCTGACCTCTGCATGACACTGGATCTGCAGTGGCTATGCCATGGGAACCCCTATGATCACCATGGTGTCACTCTGCGGGCCCCAGAATTCCTGCCTGAGGTGCCATTGGGCCAGCTCCATGACTCCTACCGGGCCTTCCGCTCTGAGAACCTCAATCTCTCCATCAAGATGGATCTGACTCAGCACAGCGGGA CAATATCCCAGCCCCGAATTCTGCTATATAGTAGTACCCTGCGCTGGATGCAAAACTTTTGGGCAACTTGGACTAGTGTCACAAGGCCTATCTGCAGGGGAAAGCTCTTCAATAACCTGAAACCCAGCAAGAAGAAACTTGGCCAGCACTACAAGCAGCTTTCCTATACTGCACTCTTTCCCCAGTTGCAG GTGCATTATTGGGCCTCATTCGCCCAGCAACGGGGCATCCAGATTGAGTGCAGTCAGGGCCATGTCTTTACTCGGGGAACTCAGCGGCTTATACCTCAAG CGGGCACAGTAATGCGGCGCCTCATCTCTGACTGGAGTGTGACCCAGATGGTTAGTGACTTAAGTCAGGTGACTGTTCACTTGATGGCCTCGCCCACTGAAGAGAATGCTGATCACTGCCTTGACCCTTTGGTAACAAAGACCCACCTACTGAGCCTGTCGTCCCTCACCTACCAACGGCACAGCAGTCGCATGGCTGAGGAG GAGCTCTCTACTCGGGTCGGGGATCCTGCCTTTCACACACACCAGCTGCACTTGGTAGATTTACGGGCTTCCTGGACGACCACCAATCGAGACATTGCCTTTGGTTTATATGATGGCTACAAAAAGGCAGCTGTACTCAAACGTAATCTCTCTACTGAGGCCCTGAAGGGGTTAAAGATTGATCCCCAGATGCCAGCCAAAAAGCCAAAGCAGAGTATCCTGACCAgtgccccagccccacctcctgtcAGCACTCCCAGCTTTAGTGGACAGCCTGATAAGGGGTCATCAGGAG GTGCCTACATGTTGCAGAAGCTGATTGAAGAGACAGATAGGTTTGTAGTGTTCACGGAAGAGGAGTCAGGTGTGAGTGACCAGTTGTGTGGTATTGCTGCTTGCCAGACGGATGATATATATAACCGAAACTGCCTTATTGAGTTGGTCAACTGCCAG ATGGTTCTTCGTGGAGCGGAGACAGAAGGCTGTGTCATTGTGTCAGCTGCCAAAGCCCAGCTGCTGCAGTGCCAACACCATCCAGCCTGGTATGGTGACACATTGAAGCAAAAGACATCCTGGACTTGCCTATTGGATGGCATGCAGTACTTTGCCACCACTGAAAGCAGCCCCACCGAGCAGGATGGCCGACAGCTCTGGTTAGAG GTGAAGAATATTGAGGAGCACCGGCAGCGTAGTCTGGACTCTGTGCAGGAGCTGATGGAGAGCGGGCAGGCAGTGGGAGGCATGGTTACCACTACCACAG ATTGGAACCAGCCAGCTGAGGCTCAGCAAGCCCAGCAAGTCCAGCGAATCATTTCACGTTGCAACTGCCGAATGTACTATATTAGTTACAGCCATGACATTGATCCTGAGCTGGCAACTCAGATTAAGCCACCTGAGGTTCATGAGAACCAGGAAAAGGAAGATCTCCTAAAGAAGCAGGAAG GGGCTGTGGATACCTTCACCCTCATCCATCATGAGCTAGAAATCTCCACCAACCCGGCTCAGTATGCCATGATCCTGGACATCGTCAACAACTTGCTGCTCCACGTAGAACCCAAGCGAAAG GAGCATAGTGAGAAGAAGCAGCGGGTCAGGTTCCAGCTTGAGATCTCTAGCAATCCTGAGGAGCAGCGTAGCAGCATATTACATCTGCAGGAGGCTGTGCGGCAGCACGTGGCCCAGATACGGCAGCTGGAAAAGCAGATGTATTCTATCATGAAG TCTTTGCAGGATGACAGCAAGAATGAGAACCTGCTTGACCTGAACCAAAAGCTTCAGTTGCAGCTAAACCAGGAGAAGGCCAACCTACAGTTGGAAAGTGAAGAGCTTAATATCCTCATCAG GTGTTTTAAGGATTTCCAATTGCAGCAGGCCAACAAGATGGAGCTGCGAAAGCAGCAAGAAGATGTGAGTGTGGTCCGTCGTACCGAGTTCTACTTTGCTCAAGCACGATGGTGCCtgacagaggaagatggacagctTGGAATTGCTGAACTGGAGCTGCAGCGGTTCCTCTACAGCAAG GTGAATAAGTCTGATGACACAGCAGAACATCTTCTCGAGTTGGGCTGGTTCACTATGAACAACCTTCTCCCCAATGCTGTCTATAAG GTAGTCCTGCGGCCCCAGAGCTCCTGCCAGTCTGGGCGACAGCTAGCTCTCCGCCTCTTCAGCAAAGTCCGGCCCCCTGTTGGGGGTATCTCTGTTAAGGAGCACTTTGAG GTAAATGTGGTGCCTCTCACCATCCAGCTGACACACCAGTTCTTCCATAGAATAATGGGCTTTTTCTTTCCTGGCCGAAGTGTGGAAGATGATGAGGTTGGTGATGAAGAAGATAAGTCCAAACTGGTGACTACTG GAATACCAGTGGTGAAGCCTCGACAGCTGATTCCAACAGATGATGCAGCACCACTGGGCCCTGGGAAGGGTGTGGCACAGGGCTTGAATCGGAGTTCTGGGGTCAGAAGGTCATTTCGCAAAGCACCAGAG CACCCTGTTGATGATATTGACAAGATGAAAGAGCGAGCTGCCATGAACAACTCCTTCATCTACATAAAGATTCCACAGGTTCCACTGTGTGTCAGCTACAAG GGTGAGAAGAACAGTGTGGACTGGGGTGACCTTAACCTGGTGCTGCCCTGTCTGGAGTACCACAACAACACATGGACATGGCTAGACTTTGCCATGGCTGTCAAGAGGGACAGCCGCAGAGCCCTGGTTGCCCAG GTAATCAAAGAGAAGCTAAGGCTGAAGCCCGCAACAGGGTCTGAGGTCCGGGGAAAGCTAGAAACTAAATCAGACCTCAACATGCaacagcaggaagaggaggagaaagcccGGCTCCTCATCGGTTTAAGTGGGGGCAACAAGAACCCTGGCAAGAAGTCCATCTTTGGCAGGCGCAAGTGA
- the RSKR gene encoding ribosomal protein S6 kinase-related protein: protein MGAVSCRQGQHTGVAAPHKQGHNIRGAWVQGWKSLWSGVGASRSGLEELWGLRGHQCLHQEPVEPAPRLVEKPLSEWPVPQFINLFLPEFPLRPLRGHQQLKILGLVAKGSFGTVLKVLDCGQKAVFAVKVVPKVKVLQRDILRQCKEEVSIQRQINHPFVHGLGDSWQGKRHLFIMCSYCSTDLYSLWSAVGCFAEASIRLFAAELVLVLCYLHDLGIIHRDVKMENILLDERGHLKLTDFGLSRHLPQGSQAYTICGTLQYMAPEVLSGGPYNHAADWWSLGVLLFSLATGKFPVTAERDHVAMLASVTHYDSEIPASLNQGLSRLLHELLCQNPLHRLRYLHHFQVHPFFRGVAFDPELLQKQPVNFVMETQATQPSPSESMLFKDFDCNLESYLVHPSLA, encoded by the exons atgGGAGCAGTAAGCTGTCGGCAGGGGCAACACACCGGGGTGGCTGCTCCTCATAAG CAGGGTCACAACATTCGGGGTGCCTGGGTTCAAGGCTGGAAGAGCCTCTGGTCAGGTGTGGGGGCCAGCAGGTCAGGTCTGGAAGAGCTATGGGGACTACGGGGGCATCAGTGCCTGCACCAGGAGCCCGTGGAGCCAGCCCCACGGCTAGTAGAGAAGCCTCTGTCTGAGTGGCCAGTGCCTCAGTTCATCAACCTCTTTCTACCGGAGTTTCCCCTTAGGCCCCTTAGGGGGCATCAGCAGCTGAAG ATTTTAGGCCTTGTGGCTAAAGGGTCCTTCGGAACTGTCCTCAAGGTACTAGATTGTGGCCAGAAAGCAGTATTTGCAGTGAAG GTGGTGCCCAAGGTGAAGGTCCTACAGAGGGACATCCTGAGGCAGTGCAAAGAAGAGGTTAGCATCCAG CGACAGATCAACCATCCTTTTGTACATGGTTTGGGGGACAGCTGGCAGGGAAAACGGCACCTCTTCATTA TGTGCAGCTACTGCAGCACAGATCTGTACTCCCTGTGGTCTGCTGTTGGCTGCTTTGCTGAGGCTTCCATCCGCCTTTTTGCTGCTGAGCTGGTCCTGGTACTGT GCTATCTCCATGACTTGGGCATCATCCATCGAGATGTGAAG ATGGAGAATATCCTTCTGGATGAACGAG GCCATCTGAAACTGACAGACTTTGGTTTGTCCCGCCATCTGCCCCAGGGATCTCAAGCCTATACTATCTGTGGCACTCTTCAATACATGG CCCCAGAGGTCCTGAGTGGAGGGCCTTACAACCATGCTGCTGATTGGTGGTCCCTAGgtgttttgcttttctctctggcaACTGGAAAG TTCCCAGTGACTGCAGAAAGAGATCACGTGGCCATGTTGGCAAGTGTGACCCACTATGACTCTGAGATCCCAGCTTCTCTTAACCAGGGGCTCTCACGTCTGCTCCATGAG CTCTTATGCCAGAATCCCCTCCACCGTCTGCGTTACTTGCATCACTTCCAGGTCCACCCTTTCTTCCGGGGTGTGGCCTTTGACCCAGAGCTCCTACAGAAGCAGCCAGTTAACTTTGTCATGGAGACACAAGCTACCCAGCCCAGCCCATCGGAGTCCATGCTCTTCAAGGACTTTGACTGTAACCTGGAGTCCTACCTGGTCCACCCCAGCCTTGCTTGA